The Dehalococcoidales bacterium DNA window CATGGTGGCGATAACCGGCCAGGTAGCCAGGCCCTTTATCGGCAAGGACGCTTTTCAGGAGGTGGATATTACCGGCATCACGCTGCCTATTACCAAGCATAATTACCTTGTCCTTGACGCCGGATCATTAGCCAGAACCATCAAGGAAGCTTTTTACCTGGCCCGGACAGGACGGCCCGGGCCGGTGCTGATTGATGTGCCTAAGGACGTTTTCACCGAAGAGGCAGAATTTAGCTACTCGGGGAAGGTGGATTTACCCGGCTATAAGCCTACGCTCCAGGGACATCCGGCGCAGATTAAAAAAGCAGTCAAACTGATTAATGAAGCCCGGCGCCCGTTAATCATCGGCGGCCGGGGAGTAATTATCTCCGAAGCCTATGCCGAGCTGAAACACCTGGTGGAAACCGCCCAGATACCGATTGTTACCACTCTACTGGGCATCGGCTGTTTCCCGGAGAGCCACATTCTGAACTTCGGCATGCTCGGAATGCATGGTATGGCTTACGCTAATATGGCGGTGAATGCCGCCGATGTTGTCATCGCCATCGGTATGCGCTTTGATGACCGGGCTACCGGAAGGGTGAGCGGCTTTGCGCCTAATGCCCGTATTGTCCACATCGATATCGACCCGGCTGAAATCGGAAAGAATGTCCGCGTCGATGTGCCTATCGTCGGCGATGTCAAGGATGTCCTCGGTAAACTAAACAGCCTGATAACAAGCACCGAGCATATCCAGTGGTTCGAACAACTGGACAACTGGCGCAAGGAACACCCGCTAACCGATGTGAACGGTAGTGATGGACTGTTGCCCCAGTACGTCGTCGATCAGATATTTGAGGTAACCGGAGGTGCGGCGACTATTGTTACCGGCGTAGGACAGAACCAGATGTGGGCGGCCCAGCACTACCTCTACGATAAACCGAACACCTTGATTTCATCAGGAGGGTTGGGCACAATGGGCTTCGGGCTGCCGGCAGCTATCGGCGCCAAGATAGGCCGTCCCGATAGCACCGTCTGGCTCATTGACGGGGATGGCAGCTTCCAGATGAACATACAGGAACTGGCCACCATTGCCCAGGAAAATACGGCGGTGAAGATAGCCATAATCAATAACGGCTACCTGGGGATGGTACGCCAGTGGCAGGAACTCTTCTACGGGAAACGGTATGTCGCCACGCCCCTCTCCTGCCCCGACTTCGTTAAAATTGCTGAAGGGTACTGTATTCCCGGAATGAGGGTTAATATCAGAGAAGAAGTGGCGCCGGCTATTGAGCAGGCTATGGCGGAGCCGGGTCCTTTCCTGATTGATTTTATGGTAGAGCCGGAGGAAAACGTCTTCCCGATGGTGCCGCCGGGCGCATCCTTATCCGAGTTTATCGAGCAACCCAAAGCACCAGCTAAGGCACTGTCTGGTTCCACCGGGCCCGTAAGCAACATCTGAGACCGCGAAGGAGGAGGCAACATGCCAGCGACAAAGCATACTATAGTGGCTCTGGTCGAAAACAAACCCGGCGTACTCAGCCGGATGGCAAGCCTTTTCCGAAGGCGCGGTTTCAACATTGAAAGTATCGCCGTAGGTCATAGTGAAACGCCCAACCTGTCACGTGTGACCATTGTCGTTGACGGCGCCACAACCGTGATAGAGCAGGTCAGAAAGCAACTGGATAAGGTCATTGATATTATCAGGGTAACTGACATCAGCGGAACTGACCTGATTGCCCGGGAACTGGCTTTGATTAAGGTAAAAGCCACTTCCAGTACCAGAAGCGAGATTATGCAGATTGTGGATATCTTCAGGGCTAACATCGTCGATGTTGGCACTGATTCAGTAACCGTCGAGGTTACCGGCGACGAGGATAAGATAAACTCCCTGTTCAAT harbors:
- the ilvB gene encoding biosynthetic-type acetolactate synthase large subunit, whose translation is MKMTGAQIICEGLVKEGVDVIFGILGGAVLPLYDTLLQYPQLHHILVRHEQGAAHAADGYARVTGKVGVCFATSGPGATNLVTGIANAYLDSAPMVAITGQVARPFIGKDAFQEVDITGITLPITKHNYLVLDAGSLARTIKEAFYLARTGRPGPVLIDVPKDVFTEEAEFSYSGKVDLPGYKPTLQGHPAQIKKAVKLINEARRPLIIGGRGVIISEAYAELKHLVETAQIPIVTTLLGIGCFPESHILNFGMLGMHGMAYANMAVNAADVVIAIGMRFDDRATGRVSGFAPNARIVHIDIDPAEIGKNVRVDVPIVGDVKDVLGKLNSLITSTEHIQWFEQLDNWRKEHPLTDVNGSDGLLPQYVVDQIFEVTGGAATIVTGVGQNQMWAAQHYLYDKPNTLISSGGLGTMGFGLPAAIGAKIGRPDSTVWLIDGDGSFQMNIQELATIAQENTAVKIAIINNGYLGMVRQWQELFYGKRYVATPLSCPDFVKIAEGYCIPGMRVNIREEVAPAIEQAMAEPGPFLIDFMVEPEENVFPMVPPGASLSEFIEQPKAPAKALSGSTGPVSNI
- the ilvN gene encoding acetolactate synthase small subunit — its product is MPATKHTIVALVENKPGVLSRMASLFRRRGFNIESIAVGHSETPNLSRVTIVVDGATTVIEQVRKQLDKVIDIIRVTDISGTDLIARELALIKVKATSSTRSEIMQIVDIFRANIVDVGTDSVTVEVTGDEDKINSLFNLLSVFGVRELARTGRIAMTRGGSNPLGGEKGQSRAVRKKQAG